A region from the Maridesulfovibrio zosterae DSM 11974 genome encodes:
- a CDS encoding DUF2201 family putative metallopeptidase: protein MKAERKLLKARADLLLHQPFFGSLCLRMNPVEDRASSSAWTDGKTFGYNPYYIEKLSGSQVEGLLAHTIMHPACQHHKRRNGRDERIWNMACDHSINWILLEAGFDLPDGYLDDEKYHGKTAEDIFTELNKEFDQEGNPGLHNRTGITVRTFLLFHFRSQ, encoded by the coding sequence ATGAAAGCTGAGCGTAAGTTGCTTAAAGCACGGGCAGATCTTCTGCTGCACCAGCCATTTTTCGGGTCACTCTGCCTGCGCATGAATCCGGTTGAAGATAGAGCTTCTTCCAGCGCATGGACCGATGGGAAAACATTTGGTTACAATCCTTATTATATTGAAAAATTATCCGGGAGTCAGGTGGAGGGATTGCTTGCCCATACGATAATGCATCCGGCTTGCCAGCATCATAAACGCAGGAATGGACGTGATGAGCGAATCTGGAATATGGCCTGCGACCATTCTATTAATTGGATTTTACTTGAGGCAGGGTTTGATTTGCCTGACGGATACCTTGATGATGAAAAGTACCACGGCAAAACAGCTGAAGATATTTTTACAGAGTTAAATAAAGAATTTGATCAGGAAGGTAACCCTGGACTCCATAACCGGACAGGAATCACTGTCCGAACCTTTCTCCTATTCCATTTCCGCTCACAGTAA